GACGCTGCGCGACGCCGGCCACATCCTCGGCTCGGCCATCTGCGACATCCGCGCGCGCGAAGCCGGCCGCGAGACGCGCTTCGTCTTCAGCGGCGACCTCGGCCGCCCGGTCTCGCGCATTCTGCGGCCGCCCGAGCGACTCGACAGCGCCGACGTGCTGGTGATGGAGAGCACCTACGGCGGCCGCGAGCACGGCCCGATCGAGCTGACCGACGACGAGTTGTGCCAGGTCGTTCAACGCACGGCCGGGCGGGGCGGCAAGCTGATTATCCCCGCGTTCGCCGTTGGCCGCACGCAGGAACTGGTATACGCGTTGAATCGCCTGCACACGAGCGGCTGCATTCCGCCGCTGCCAATCTACGTCGACAGCCCGCTGGCGATCAACGTCACCGAGGCGTTCCGCACGCACGCCGACTGCTTCAACGACGAACTGCTCGGCTTCATGCGGCACGATGCCGACCACAACGCGTTCACGTTCGATCAACTGATCTACACGCGCAACGTGGACGACTCCAAGGCGCTGAATGCGATGGCCGGGCCGCTGATCATCATCGCCGCCAGCGGCATGGCCGAAGCCGGACGCGTCCAGCACCACCTGGCGCACACGATCGGCGATCCGCGCAACACTGTGCTGGTCGTCGGCTATATGGCGGAGAACACGCTCGGCCGCCGCATCATGGACAAGCAGCCGGTCGTGCGCATCTTCGGCGAGGAGTTCAACTTGCGAGCGGAGGTCGTGACCCTGACCGGCTTCTCGGCGCATGCCGACCACAGCGAGTTGATGGATTGGGCGTCGGCGATGAACCTGCCCAAGGTGCGCGACCTGTTCCTGGTGCACGGCGAGCCGGAGGCGCAGAAGGCGCTGGCCGCCGCGCTCACGGCGGCCGGCGCGCCGCGCGTGCGCCTGGCGCGGCAGGGCGAGTTTGTCGATCTGCCGGCCGCTTGAAACCAAACCACCAGCCTCGAAAGGCTGGTGGTTGCATCTCAGACGATTTCGCCCGGCGTGTCCGCCGGCGGCTCGGCGGGCGGTTGCTTGGGCCGCTTGCGTCCGCGAATGTATGCGATGACGAGCGCGACCACGACGATCCCCTCGATGACCAGGATCGCTTCATCCCAAAGGCCGGACGCGCCGTGCAGCACCGGTGAGGCTAACACAGCCCCAGCATAGCACCGCGACTTGCGCGTGTCAAAGCGTGAGAGAAACATACAGCAATTCTCAATTTGGCTTTGTACGGGTACTTTCCAATGCCGCTTGCGATGCGCTGGCTCTCAGGCGCTTGTCACGCAAGCTGGCCCGCCGAAAAAGTGGCGCTGCCCTCCCCGTTAGCTTTTCCCCTGCTCCCCCGCGGCGCTTGTCACGCAAGCTGGCCCGCCGAAAAAGTGGCGCTGCCCTCCCCGTTAGCTTTTCCCCTGCTCCCCCGCGCGCGCGGGGGAGCAGGGGCAGGGGCTGAGGGGGCATATTGGCAGCCGACTCCAAAATGAGAATTGCTGAGAAACATAGCTCGTCATGCCCGCGAAAGCGGGCATCCAGCGGTGCTGTCCCTGCACTCCCGCTTCCGCGCGAGTGACGTCTTGTTGTGCCCCAGATACCCTTCTACCTCAATCTGAAATCCATCCGAGGGTCTGCCTCTTTGCAGAATTGAGTCTAAAGCAGCACCTTCGGCGGGGCGAGCCAGAGCAGTGCTCCGCGCGGCGGGCGGTCCGACGTCAGGCCCACGCAGGCGACCGCCGCTTTCTTCATCGCGACCACGCCGCCGGTCAGCGCGGCGACCGCTTCGCTGAGGTCGGGCTCGTGGCCCACAATCATCAGGTCAGCGCCTGTGTGCCGTTCCAGCAATTGCGGCAACTGCGTGGCGTCAAAGCCAGGGGCCAGCGCCGGCTCCACGCTGGCCGTCAGGCCGAACGCGGACGCGACGATCTCGGCGGTCTGCTGCGCGCGCGGCAGCGGACTGGTCAGCACCGCGCCGGGTTGGATGCCGCGCGCAACCAACGCCGCCGCGACCGCCTCCATTTGCCGGCGACCCTTCGTGTTCAGTGGGCGCTCGTCGTCCGGTCGATCCCAGTCGGGCCAGTCGGCGATGCCGTGGCGCATGAGATAGAGCTTCATCGCAGCAGTTTCTCCAACGTGCCGGGCGGGATGCGAGGCCATGCCCACACCCACAACGCGACCAGCAAGGCCAGGATGATCAGCCCGCCGGCCTTCAGCATGTTCGCGGCTGCGTCGTCGAGCCCCTCGGCGCCGCGCCGGAAAATTCCCATCACCAGCATCATCAGTGCCATCGCGCCGATCATGCCGCTCATGCACAGACAGGTGACAAAGCTCTGCGCGATGCTCATCGGTTGCGCCGATCGTCAGTTCCGGTTTCCATGACTGCCATTATAGCGATGCCAGCCCCTATCGCGCAAGGACATAACCACGCCGATTACCCGTATCGGCCGCACCTCAAAGATTCTGAGACTCCGGGACGCCATCCGCGACGATGGCGGCACTCGCGAGGCGGGAAACAGCAATTCTCATTTTGGAGTCTGGCCATAAAGTTGCCCCCTCTCATCCCCTGGCCCCTGCTCCCCCGCGTGCGCGGGGGAGCAGGGGAAAAGCTAGCGGGGAGGGCAACGCCGCTTTCTCGTCGAGCCAGCTTGTGTAACAAGCGCTTGAGGGCCGGCGCACAGCACACAGCATTAGAAAGTGCCCGTCCAAAGCCAAAATGAGAATCGCTGGCGGGGAAAATGGCGCTTGACACCGAACGGGTGTTCGCATATAATGATGGTCAGAACATACATTCGGAACAAACAGGCGCATGCCCCAGGAGGGCCCGATGGCACTGACCGCCAAGCAGGAAAACATCTTGAATTTCATCCGCGACTTCGGCCAAGCGCACGGCTACCCGCCGAGCATTCGCGAGATCGGCCAGAACATCGGCATCAGTTCGACCTCAGTCGTCAACTACAACTTGCTCAAACTGGAGCGCGAGGGACACCTGGAGCGCAACCCGACCATCTCGCGCGGCATTCGGCTGGCCGGCCCCTCGGCGGCGCGCAGCGAGCCGTCCGAGCGCTTCCGTGTGCCGATGGTCGGCACGATCGTCGCCAGCAAGCCGATGCCCGTGCCGGACGACTCGTTCGCGGACATCCCGCAGGACATGGTCGAGTTGACGCGCGACATCGTGCGCCCGCAGGAAGGGCTGTTCGCGCTGCGCGTCAAGGGCGACTCGATGATTGACGCGCTCGTCAACGACGGCGACATCGTCGTCATGAAGAAGCCGAGCGACGTGCACAACGGCGACATGGTCGGCGTGCGGCTGAAAGACCGCAACGAAACCACGTTGAAGCGCATCTACCGCGAGCGCGGCCGCGTGCGCCTGCAGCCGGCCAACCCGCGCATGAAGCCGATCTACGTCAGCGCCGCCAACATCGAAGTCCAGGGCAAGGTGGTCGCCGTCATCCGACAGATGGCCGCCTGATCCCGCACCAACTGATCTGCCCACGCCGCATCCATCACTTCGATGGATGCGGCGTTTTTCTTTTCCCAATCTTTTCCCAAAGTGCTTGACAGCGTATCCCAATCGGGTATATGCTCTTCTTAGCACAGGTGTTCTATGCCCAATCGAACGACCCGACTCAACCTTCACGCCGACCGCATCGAGATGGTCCTCGCCCAGCACAAGCTGCCGGCGATGGTCTCGGGCGGCATCGTGACGCCGCGCGTGGTGCGCTTCAACCTGAACCTGGCGCCGAACGTACGGCTCAACAAGTTGCAGAGCCTGGCCGAGGAGATCGCGCTGGCGCTGGGCGCCGCGTCGGTGCGCATCCAGCGCGACGGCGGCGCGGTGCAGATCGAGATGCCGCGCGACGACGGCGAGCCGGTGTCACTGACGAAGCTGTGCCGGCGGCTGGGCAGCCTGCCGTCGGCGGTCAGCGTGCTCGGCCTGAGCACGGACGGCCAGCCGCTGCTGCTGCGCTTGTCGAGCGCCTCGATCGCGCATGTGCTGGTCTCGGGCACCACCGGCTCCGGCAAGACGGCGCTGGTGCGCAGCATGCTGCTGTCGTTGGCGCGCTTCAACCGCACCTCGGACCTGCGCGTCGTGCTGATCGACCCCAAAGGACGCGGTTTCGAGCAGTTGGCCGACCTGCCGCACCTGCTCTACCCGGTCGTGCGCGATCCGGGTGACGCGGCACAGGTGCTGGAGCGGCTCGTCATGCACATGGAACGGCGCGACGCCGAGAACGTCTCGCGGCCGCGCGTGGTGGTCGCCATCGACGAACTGGCCGACCTGCTGCAATCCGGCGGCAAGGCGATCGAGCAACCGCTGGTGCGGCTGGTGCAGCGCGGTCGGCAGGCCGGCATTCACGTCATCGCCGCCACGCAGAAGCCGAGCAGCAAAGCGATGAGCAGCGTCGTGAAAAGCAACTTCCCGACGCGTCTGGTCGGCAAGGTTGCCAGCCCCGAAGATGCACGAGTGGCGGCCGGCATCGGCGGCACCGGCGCCGAGAAACTGGGCGGTCACGGCGAGTTTCTGGTGATTGCCGAAGGACACGTCATTCGCTTCCAGAGCGCCTACGCCTCGCGCGACGAGATCAAAGAGATCGTCCAGTCAGTCCACCAGCCTGCCGGGCGCATGATCGTCAGCCCCGCGCGCATGAATTGAGGAGCAGAGCCATGAGTCTCGACGTGTGGTTCAAGGACGATATCCGCAACACCCTGCTGGCGTTGAGCGAGACGAGCCAGGACACACACGCCCAACTGGTGTCGCTGGTGGGCGAATCGCCAACGTCACAGAGCTACCGTTCGGGCTACGGCGATGCGCTGCGCGCGGTCGCCATCGCCTTCGGCATCAGCGCCCCGCGAATGAATGACGAGCGCGCGCTATCGATGCCGCGCCTGGAAGCCGGCCATGGCGCGGGGCGGCGCGCGGCCAGCCGCATCCTCGATCGCGCCGGAGGCGGCGGGTGAAGCGGGGTGTTCTGATCGGGTCAGCCGCATTCGGTGTCACGCTCGCCCTGCTGGTGTCGCAGCGGCTGTCCGAACAGGCGATGGCCGTGATCGTCGGCTCGGTTATCGGCGTCGTCGCCAGTGTGCCGATGACGGCGGTCGTGCTCTGGCTGATGCTGCGCACGCGCATGCCGGTCGAGGCGCCGCCCGCGCGGCACGAGTACGCCCCGCGCGAGGAGCAGCCGCGCATCATGGTGATCCAGCCGCAGTCGTACCTGGCCGCGCCAACGCCCCTGCCCTCACCCGCGTCGGCCTATATGCCTTCGGCCGCGATGGGCATGCCGCGCAGCACGCGCGACTTCAAGATTGTCGGTGAAGCCGATCTGGATGACGAGGAAACGATTGTGTAACCGTACGTCACCACATTTGGATTTTTCTCTTGCATGGTAAAATCTGGTAAACGTCCGCTGGCAGCTAAACGTTGGTCCCCCAACGGGAGGGGGAGTTTATGAGCCAATTCAAAGAAGTGTATGTCGTGTTCTATGCGGTTCGTGACTTCGAGGGCGCCAAGAAATTCTACGGCGAGACCCTCGGCTGGCCGGTCTTCCTGGCGTCGGACGAGATGGGCTGGGTCGAGTACGGCGTGCACGGCTCGACGCACCTGGCCATCACGCGCGCTCAGGGCGACACCGGCACGAATGGCGGCGGCACGGCGGTGCTGTCGGTGGACGACGCGGCGGCAACGCATGCCTGGCTGAAGAGCCGCGGCGTCAAGGTGGACGAGCTCATGGAGATTCCCGGCATGGTCAAGCTGGGCTCGTTCTATGACCCCGAGGGCAACCAGATTCAGTTCTCACAGTCGCTGTTCTAGATCGGATTACAGGGGGACCCGGGCCAACCGGGTCTCTTGAATTTACGGAGGAATGACGTGCCAAGAACCACGGAAGCGGCGCGGGGCACCATGACCGGTGTCGGCGCCATGTATCGCCATTCGACCGAGCCGGTGACCCTGCTGGTCAGCACGCGCAAGGGCGCGTTCATCGTGCGCGGCGACAAGGCGCGGGCGAAGTGGAAGGTCGAAGGACCGATCATGCTCGGCAACATCGTTTACCACATGCTACTTGATCCGCGCGACGGGCAGACGTTGCTGATGGCGGCACGCACCGGGCACCTGGGCCCGACCGTGTTCCGTTCCACTGATGGCGGCGCGACGTGGAAGGAAGCGACCCGGCCGCCGATGTTCCCCAAAGCGCCGGAGGGCCAGGACGGCGAGACGGTTCAGCATGTGTTCTGGCTCTCGCCTGGTCATGACCTGGAGAAAGGCGTCTGGTACGCAGGCTCCTCGCCGCCGGGGCTGTTTCGTTCCCTGGATAACGGCGAAACGTGGGACGGCGTGGCCGGCTTCAATGACAATCCGCTGAGGCGTCAGTGGGTCGGATCTCTCAAGGACGCACCTCCGGGCGGTGCGACCGTCCATTCGATCCGTGTCGACCCGCGCAACCCAAATCATATTATCTTCGGTGTCTCGGTCGGCGGCGTCTTCGAGTCGATGGATCGCGGCCATACGTGGCATCCGCTCAACAACGGCTCGCGCGCCGACTTCTACCCGGATCCGTTCCCGGAGTTCGGGCAGGACCCGCACAACTTGCAGATGCACCCACTGCTGCCCGACCGGCTCTACCAGCAGAACCACTGCGGCACGTACCGCATGGATCGCGCCGAGGGAGTGTGGACGCGCATCGGCGAGAACCTGCCAAAAGAAGTGGGCGACATCGGCTTCGGCATGGCGTTGCACCCGTTCGACCCCGACACGCTCTGGGTCTTCCCGATGGACGGCACGCTCGTCTGGCCGCGCACGAATGTGGCCGGGCGCCCGGGGGCGTTCATCTCGCGCAACGGCGGAAAGTCCTGGAAACGGCAGGATCGCGGCCTGCCGCGCAGCCAGGCCTGGTGGACCGTCAAGCGGCAGGCATTGACGACCGACCGGCACGACCCGGTCGGTGTCTACTTCGGCACCACCAACGGCGAGATCTACGCCAGCGACGACGAGGGCGACACCTGGACGAGCATTGTCCAGCACCTGCCGGAGGTGTACGCCGTCGAAGTCGCGGAGTTGCCGCGATGAAAGTACGCCTCTCGACACACCTGCGCGGCTACACCGGCGGGCA
The sequence above is a segment of the Chloroflexota bacterium genome. Coding sequences within it:
- a CDS encoding MBL fold metallo-hydrolase; translation: MKFVAYGAAGTVTGSMHVLQVNGKRILFDCGLFQGKRQESFDRNRNLPFNARDIDAVVLSHAHLDHVGVIPVLINGGYRGPIYCTQATADVARAILLDSAKIQESDTAYVNRRRATEGQPLVEPLYSINEAMRSLRHFVGVGYDYTFDIASGVALTLRDAGHILGSAICDIRAREAGRETRFVFSGDLGRPVSRILRPPERLDSADVLVMESTYGGREHGPIELTDDELCQVVQRTAGRGGKLIIPAFAVGRTQELVYALNRLHTSGCIPPLPIYVDSPLAINVTEAFRTHADCFNDELLGFMRHDADHNAFTFDQLIYTRNVDDSKALNAMAGPLIIIAASGMAEAGRVQHHLAHTIGDPRNTVLVVGYMAENTLGRRIMDKQPVVRIFGEEFNLRAEVVTLTGFSAHADHSELMDWASAMNLPKVRDLFLVHGEPEAQKALAAALTAAGAPRVRLARQGEFVDLPAA
- the sixA gene encoding phosphohistidine phosphatase SixA, with translation MKLYLMRHGIADWPDWDRPDDERPLNTKGRRQMEAVAAALVARGIQPGAVLTSPLPRAQQTAEIVASAFGLTASVEPALAPGFDATQLPQLLERHTGADLMIVGHEPDLSEAVAALTGGVVAMKKAAVACVGLTSDRPPRGALLWLAPPKVLL
- the lexA gene encoding transcriptional repressor LexA; its protein translation is MALTAKQENILNFIRDFGQAHGYPPSIREIGQNIGISSTSVVNYNLLKLEREGHLERNPTISRGIRLAGPSAARSEPSERFRVPMVGTIVASKPMPVPDDSFADIPQDMVELTRDIVRPQEGLFALRVKGDSMIDALVNDGDIVVMKKPSDVHNGDMVGVRLKDRNETTLKRIYRERGRVRLQPANPRMKPIYVSAANIEVQGKVVAVIRQMAA
- a CDS encoding DNA translocase FtsK, translated to MPNRTTRLNLHADRIEMVLAQHKLPAMVSGGIVTPRVVRFNLNLAPNVRLNKLQSLAEEIALALGAASVRIQRDGGAVQIEMPRDDGEPVSLTKLCRRLGSLPSAVSVLGLSTDGQPLLLRLSSASIAHVLVSGTTGSGKTALVRSMLLSLARFNRTSDLRVVLIDPKGRGFEQLADLPHLLYPVVRDPGDAAQVLERLVMHMERRDAENVSRPRVVVAIDELADLLQSGGKAIEQPLVRLVQRGRQAGIHVIAATQKPSSKAMSSVVKSNFPTRLVGKVASPEDARVAAGIGGTGAEKLGGHGEFLVIAEGHVIRFQSAYASRDEIKEIVQSVHQPAGRMIVSPARMN
- a CDS encoding VOC family protein; translated protein: MSQFKEVYVVFYAVRDFEGAKKFYGETLGWPVFLASDEMGWVEYGVHGSTHLAITRAQGDTGTNGGGTAVLSVDDAAATHAWLKSRGVKVDELMEIPGMVKLGSFYDPEGNQIQFSQSLF
- a CDS encoding glycosyl hydrolase; the encoded protein is MYRHSTEPVTLLVSTRKGAFIVRGDKARAKWKVEGPIMLGNIVYHMLLDPRDGQTLLMAARTGHLGPTVFRSTDGGATWKEATRPPMFPKAPEGQDGETVQHVFWLSPGHDLEKGVWYAGSSPPGLFRSLDNGETWDGVAGFNDNPLRRQWVGSLKDAPPGGATVHSIRVDPRNPNHIIFGVSVGGVFESMDRGHTWHPLNNGSRADFYPDPFPEFGQDPHNLQMHPLLPDRLYQQNHCGTYRMDRAEGVWTRIGENLPKEVGDIGFGMALHPFDPDTLWVFPMDGTLVWPRTNVAGRPGAFISRNGGKSWKRQDRGLPRSQAWWTVKRQALTTDRHDPVGVYFGTTNGEIYASDDEGDTWTSIVQHLPEVYAVEVAELPR